Proteins found in one Sporosarcina sp. FSL K6-3457 genomic segment:
- a CDS encoding stage III sporulation protein AE, with translation MISFIETILGTVLSSFVIVIIATFMALLVDFLFPSFAKWTRMMMIFIVIAVVLQPAFEHLALIRDIAHAISTMFIAVYPILTASMITAGGAFSMLNFQPAMLLFANGAVILAESVLIPLLTAALIFDLVTRILPAVPFSKMADLIRTTLLGSVSAVVAAYSIFITVGGTMSWALSGLTSGPIKELINQNVPLIGSFMTESMGTIGRYSSGVSVFAGGWFITAIWTVALIPSLKTLLTAFFYRWTAALIEPFANEDITGILDDIGKTLFVLCAVSFLIAFAFIYTALFSVILIKLMTTMK, from the coding sequence ATGATTTCCTTTATTGAAACGATACTAGGAACTGTATTATCAAGCTTCGTCATCGTCATCATTGCAACCTTTATGGCATTGTTAGTTGATTTTCTATTCCCTTCATTTGCCAAGTGGACGAGGATGATGATGATCTTCATTGTCATTGCGGTTGTCTTACAGCCGGCGTTTGAACATTTAGCCCTTATTCGTGATATCGCGCATGCCATTTCCACGATGTTCATTGCAGTCTATCCGATTTTGACTGCTAGCATGATTACGGCAGGCGGGGCATTCAGTATGCTCAATTTTCAGCCAGCGATGCTACTGTTTGCTAATGGTGCTGTTATTCTTGCGGAAAGTGTTCTGATTCCTCTTTTGACTGCGGCTCTTATTTTTGACCTCGTCACAAGGATATTGCCAGCTGTGCCGTTTTCTAAAATGGCAGATCTTATTCGGACGACCCTACTCGGCTCTGTTTCAGCTGTTGTTGCTGCCTATTCTATTTTTATCACTGTCGGTGGCACAATGTCTTGGGCGTTATCAGGCTTAACAAGTGGGCCGATTAAAGAATTAATCAACCAAAACGTCCCGCTTATCGGCTCCTTTATGACGGAGAGTATGGGGACTATTGGCCGCTACTCATCGGGTGTGAGCGTTTTTGCGGGTGGATGGTTCATCACGGCAATTTGGACGGTTGCACTCATCCCGTCCCTTAAAACATTACTAACCGCTTTTTTCTATAGATGGACTGCCGCATTGATTGAACCGTTTGCCAATGAAGATATTACGGGGATTTTAGATGATATTGGCAAAACATTATTTGTATTGTGTGCTGTTTCATTTCTAATCGCTTTCGCTTTTATTTATACAGCACTTTTTTCAGTCATTCTTATTAAGCTGATGACAACGATGAAATGA
- the accC gene encoding acetyl-CoA carboxylase biotin carboxylase subunit, with translation MKKVLIANRGEIAVRIIRACKELGIKTVAVYSEADREALHVELADEAFCIGPKLSKDSYLNFSNIISIAKLTGCEGIHPGYGFLAENASFAELCEEVNIEFIGPTADAISRMGTKDVARETMRQAGVPIVPGSTGIVEDEQAALQIAKEIGFPVIIKATAGGGGKGIRVARDEEELKSGIKITQKEAAAAFGNPGVYLEKFIEVFRHVEVQVLADKFGQTIHLGERDCSIQRRMQKLVEEAPSPAVTPELRQAMGEAAVKAAEAVQYRGAGTVEFIFDHINQKFYFMEMNTRIQVEHTITEMITGIDLVQQQLKIASGEKLVHRQEDIVLNGWAIECRINAENPSKNFMPSPGKVTMYIPPGGFGVRVDSAMYTGYAIPPFYDSMVAKLIVHADTREEAVARMKRALDEFIIEGVETTIPFHLRLMDDAVFKSGDFDTKFLEKYSIMN, from the coding sequence ATGAAAAAAGTATTAATTGCTAACCGTGGTGAAATTGCAGTACGCATTATTCGAGCTTGTAAAGAGCTAGGTATAAAAACTGTTGCGGTTTATTCTGAAGCTGATCGGGAGGCCCTTCATGTTGAATTAGCGGATGAAGCCTTTTGTATCGGACCGAAGCTTTCGAAGGACAGCTACCTTAACTTTTCTAATATAATCAGCATCGCTAAGTTGACAGGCTGTGAAGGGATTCACCCAGGATATGGTTTCCTAGCAGAGAATGCGAGCTTTGCGGAGCTTTGTGAAGAAGTTAATATAGAGTTTATCGGCCCGACTGCCGACGCGATTTCACGGATGGGCACGAAGGATGTTGCCCGTGAAACGATGCGACAAGCGGGCGTTCCGATTGTCCCAGGTTCGACGGGGATTGTGGAAGACGAACAGGCGGCGCTTCAAATTGCGAAGGAAATTGGTTTCCCAGTCATCATCAAAGCAACAGCAGGTGGTGGAGGGAAAGGGATTCGTGTCGCAAGAGATGAGGAAGAACTAAAAAGTGGCATTAAAATCACTCAAAAGGAAGCCGCCGCAGCATTTGGCAACCCGGGTGTTTACCTTGAGAAATTCATTGAAGTATTCCGTCACGTCGAAGTGCAAGTATTGGCTGATAAATTTGGTCAGACAATCCATCTCGGTGAACGTGATTGCTCCATCCAGCGTAGAATGCAGAAGCTCGTAGAAGAAGCACCTTCACCGGCGGTGACGCCTGAACTTCGCCAAGCAATGGGGGAGGCAGCTGTCAAAGCAGCAGAAGCTGTTCAATACCGTGGTGCTGGAACAGTTGAATTCATTTTCGATCATATTAACCAAAAGTTCTACTTTATGGAAATGAACACCCGTATTCAAGTCGAACATACGATTACGGAAATGATTACGGGGATTGATTTAGTCCAACAGCAATTGAAAATTGCATCGGGTGAAAAACTGGTCCATCGTCAAGAGGATATTGTTCTCAACGGTTGGGCAATTGAATGCCGCATCAATGCGGAAAATCCATCGAAAAACTTTATGCCATCACCGGGGAAAGTCACGATGTACATCCCACCAGGTGGATTTGGTGTGCGGGTTGACTCCGCTATGTATACAGGGTATGCGATTCCCCCGTTTTATGACTCAATGGTTGCAAAATTAATTGTTCATGCGGATACTAGGGAGGAAGCAGTCGCAAGGATGAAACGGGCACTGGATGAATTTATCATCGAAGGTGTCGAAACAACAATTCCTTTCCATTTAAGATTAATGGATGATGCGGTCTTTAAATCAGGAGATTTCGATACGAAGTTTCTTGAAAAATACTCAATTATGAACTAA
- the folD gene encoding bifunctional methylenetetrahydrofolate dehydrogenase/methenyltetrahydrofolate cyclohydrolase FolD, with amino-acid sequence MTGKLIDGVAIGKEIREEIKERVTALKDQGCQPGLAVILVGDNQASRTYVKNKQKSTLEVGMKSELIELPATVTEEELLEHVTKLNNDDSINGILVQLPLPKHIDENLVIRAIDPAKDVDGFHPENVGKMIIGQQSFLSCTPYGIIKLLERTGTEISGKHAVIVGRSNIVGKPMGQLLLQRDATVTYCHSKTKDLATFTKQADILIVAIGKAKFITGEDVKEGAVVIDVGMNRDENGKLCGDVDFATAKEVASAITPVPGGVGPMTITMLLKNTLQSAEQACSQLL; translated from the coding sequence ATGACAGGGAAATTAATTGATGGAGTAGCGATTGGAAAAGAAATTAGAGAAGAAATTAAAGAAAGAGTGACGGCGCTGAAAGACCAAGGGTGTCAACCAGGTCTTGCAGTCATTCTTGTGGGGGACAATCAAGCTTCCCGTACATATGTGAAAAATAAGCAAAAGTCTACCTTGGAGGTAGGTATGAAGTCTGAGCTAATTGAGTTGCCAGCTACAGTAACTGAAGAGGAATTGCTTGAGCATGTCACAAAATTGAACAATGACGATTCCATCAATGGCATCCTTGTTCAATTGCCATTACCGAAGCATATTGATGAGAATCTAGTCATTCGCGCTATTGATCCGGCAAAAGACGTTGATGGATTCCATCCAGAGAACGTTGGCAAGATGATTATTGGTCAGCAATCATTTTTGTCTTGTACACCTTATGGCATCATCAAATTGCTTGAACGGACAGGTACAGAAATTAGCGGTAAGCACGCTGTCATCGTTGGTCGTAGCAATATTGTCGGCAAGCCAATGGGGCAATTATTGTTGCAGCGTGATGCTACGGTGACATACTGTCATTCTAAAACAAAGGACTTAGCAACATTCACAAAACAGGCAGATATTCTAATCGTTGCCATCGGTAAAGCTAAGTTCATCACAGGTGAGGATGTCAAAGAAGGCGCAGTCGTCATTGATGTCGGTATGAACCGCGATGAGAATGGTAAACTATGCGGAGATGTTGATTTTGCAACTGCAAAAGAAGTCGCTTCTGCTATTACACCTGTTCCAGGCGGTGTGGGCCCAATGACCATTACGATGTTATTGAAAAACACCTTGCAAAGTGCTGAACAAGCCTGTTCGCAATTACTATAA
- the aroQ gene encoding type II 3-dehydroquinate dehydratase translates to MKLLILNGPNLNRLGKREPGIYGAETLEDIERKLEGIAVERGVELAFFQSNVEGALIDKIHEAEDIGLDGIVFNPGAFTHYSIALRDAVASIQVPVIEIHISNIHSREPFRQTSVIAPVCVGQLSGFGTDGYALAIQAFLLRGKGV, encoded by the coding sequence GTGAAGTTACTGATTCTGAATGGGCCTAATTTAAACAGGCTTGGAAAAAGAGAACCGGGGATTTATGGTGCTGAAACGTTGGAGGATATCGAACGTAAACTAGAAGGTATTGCAGTTGAGCGGGGAGTGGAGTTAGCATTCTTTCAATCGAATGTGGAAGGTGCTTTAATCGATAAAATTCATGAAGCGGAAGACATCGGCCTCGATGGCATTGTCTTCAACCCGGGTGCATTTACGCATTACAGTATTGCTTTGCGTGATGCAGTTGCCTCCATCCAAGTTCCTGTTATCGAAATTCATATTTCGAACATACATAGCCGAGAACCGTTCAGGCAGACATCTGTTATTGCGCCAGTCTGTGTCGGCCAGCTGTCCGGATTCGGCACGGACGGATATGCACTCGCCATCCAAGCCTTTCTCCTCCGAGGAAAAGGGGTATGA
- a CDS encoding Asp23/Gls24 family envelope stress response protein gives MSEKTIPSFVGMAPSGDVELGRVQLAPEVLEVIIGIATTEVKGVANTRGNFATGVAEKFGKVVHGKGVKTEWSEEGLTIDVYCVVDYGFSVPTVAKEIQKQIRHAVFHMTSLETKEVNVHITGIQFEAGTETV, from the coding sequence ATGTCAGAAAAGACAATTCCATCATTCGTCGGGATGGCTCCGTCGGGGGATGTCGAGCTTGGACGCGTCCAACTTGCTCCAGAAGTTCTTGAAGTCATTATTGGCATCGCAACAACAGAAGTAAAGGGTGTTGCGAATACGAGAGGAAATTTTGCCACAGGTGTTGCCGAAAAGTTTGGTAAAGTAGTGCATGGTAAAGGTGTCAAAACAGAGTGGTCTGAAGAAGGTTTAACGATTGACGTGTATTGTGTCGTCGATTACGGCTTTTCTGTGCCAACTGTTGCAAAAGAAATACAAAAGCAGATTCGCCATGCGGTTTTCCATATGACTTCACTTGAAACGAAAGAAGTGAATGTCCATATAACGGGAATCCAGTTCGAAGCGGGAACGGAAACGGTATGA
- the xseB gene encoding exodeoxyribonuclease VII small subunit, translating into MEKEPIRFEEAMLQLEDVVQKLETGDIPLEDAITLYKEGMELSAYCHGKLQDAEQQLISIIDKEGKSSPFDPTKGVDQHA; encoded by the coding sequence GTGGAAAAAGAACCAATCCGCTTTGAAGAAGCGATGCTACAATTAGAGGATGTCGTCCAGAAATTGGAAACAGGAGATATCCCGCTGGAAGACGCTATTACCTTATATAAAGAAGGCATGGAGCTGTCTGCCTATTGTCACGGAAAATTACAGGATGCCGAACAACAGCTTATTTCTATTATCGACAAAGAGGGTAAATCATCCCCGTTCGATCCAACAAAAGGGGTGGATCAGCATGCATAA
- the nusB gene encoding transcription antitermination factor NusB, translating to MKRREAREKAVQTLFQLDNTELTIEEAITYIVDEPANVFYEQLVRGTVQHQEAIDLALVEKLEHWSLDRLPKIERTVLRLAVYELLFNEEVPHRVVLNEAIELCKTFGDEKSGRFVNGVLSKFEEK from the coding sequence ATGAAGCGAAGAGAAGCAAGGGAAAAAGCGGTTCAAACCCTTTTTCAACTTGATAACACAGAACTAACAATTGAAGAGGCAATTACGTATATCGTCGATGAGCCGGCTAACGTATTTTACGAACAGCTTGTGCGTGGCACTGTGCAACATCAGGAAGCCATTGATCTGGCATTGGTAGAAAAACTAGAGCACTGGTCATTGGATCGTCTACCTAAAATTGAACGAACTGTTTTACGATTAGCTGTCTACGAACTATTGTTCAATGAAGAAGTACCGCACCGTGTCGTATTAAATGAGGCTATTGAACTTTGTAAAACGTTCGGTGATGAGAAATCGGGCCGTTTTGTTAATGGTGTACTATCGAAATTTGAAGAAAAATAA
- a CDS encoding M24 family metallopeptidase produces MMKLAKLRELLKEQELDALLVTNEFNRRYMTGFTGTAGLALISSDDAVFITDFRYTEQAEKEIEGFRIVQHTKTIIEEVATQAKNMGLQTIGFEKDDLTFGLYELYNAQVKATLKPVSGLVEKLRMVKTEDELVILRKAAKIADDAFTHICTFIKPGVTELEVSNELEFAMRKQGATSSSFSIIVASGLRGALPHGVATDKVIESGDLVTLDFGALYEGYISDITRTVAVGEPSDKLKEIYAVTLAAQELALEKIKPGMTGIEADAIARDYITSKGYGEAFGHSTGHGIGLEVHEGPGLSFRSETVLVPNMTVTVEPGIYLPGIGGVRIEDDIIMTEDGNVRLTHSTKELLIL; encoded by the coding sequence ATGATGAAACTAGCAAAATTACGTGAATTACTAAAAGAACAAGAGTTGGATGCACTGCTTGTGACGAATGAATTCAATCGTCGTTACATGACAGGGTTTACAGGAACAGCTGGACTGGCACTCATCTCGTCTGACGATGCTGTGTTCATCACAGATTTCCGTTATACGGAACAAGCGGAAAAAGAAATTGAGGGCTTCCGTATTGTTCAACATACGAAAACAATTATTGAAGAAGTTGCTACACAAGCTAAAAATATGGGTCTTCAAACAATTGGTTTTGAAAAAGATGATTTGACATTTGGTCTTTATGAGTTATACAATGCACAAGTTAAAGCTACGTTAAAACCAGTTTCAGGTCTTGTTGAGAAACTACGTATGGTGAAAACGGAAGATGAATTGGTGATTTTGAGAAAGGCTGCTAAAATTGCCGACGATGCGTTCACACATATTTGTACATTCATCAAACCTGGCGTAACAGAACTCGAAGTATCGAATGAGTTGGAATTTGCCATGCGTAAACAAGGGGCAACATCTTCCTCGTTCTCTATTATCGTGGCATCTGGTCTACGCGGTGCGCTCCCGCATGGTGTGGCAACAGACAAAGTGATTGAATCGGGTGATCTTGTAACGCTTGACTTTGGTGCGTTGTATGAAGGTTATATCTCAGACATTACGCGTACAGTGGCTGTTGGGGAACCTTCGGACAAACTAAAAGAAATTTACGCAGTGACACTTGCAGCACAAGAACTAGCTTTAGAAAAGATTAAACCGGGTATGACAGGAATAGAGGCCGATGCGATTGCGCGCGATTACATCACATCAAAAGGTTACGGCGAAGCCTTCGGTCATTCAACAGGACACGGTATTGGTTTGGAAGTACATGAAGGACCAGGGCTGTCCTTCCGTTCAGAAACTGTCCTTGTGCCAAATATGACTGTCACAGTCGAGCCGGGTATCTATTTGCCGGGTATTGGTGGCGTGCGTATTGAGGATGATATCATTATGACGGAAGACGGAAACGTGCGTCTCACGCATTCAACAAAAGAACTACTTATCCTATAA
- a CDS encoding SpoIIIAH-like family protein: protein MRTNKRTVWFLTLLSLVAVISIYTFKEKPMSFDGISLFTNDSNDSTTLTEQLNGADQTAPVFAEEYLFENMRMEVISQRSKLAEQLTSKIGSPDYTAAEKSSAIDEMAEMTKRNSAEALMELEIKALGYPEAFVHSEDGAVKVTVLATEGQSKTLAAEIIQHVKTSWDDAGSVQVLFTGGTEE, encoded by the coding sequence ATGAGAACGAATAAAAGAACAGTGTGGTTTTTAACATTGCTTAGCTTAGTTGCTGTCATCTCGATCTATACCTTTAAGGAAAAACCAATGTCCTTTGATGGCATCTCACTTTTTACAAATGACTCGAATGATTCCACAACACTAACGGAGCAATTAAATGGTGCGGATCAAACAGCCCCTGTTTTTGCTGAGGAATATTTGTTTGAAAATATGCGGATGGAGGTCATCAGTCAACGTAGTAAATTAGCGGAACAACTAACGTCAAAAATTGGTTCCCCAGACTATACGGCTGCTGAGAAAAGTAGTGCAATAGATGAGATGGCGGAGATGACAAAGCGTAATTCTGCTGAGGCGCTTATGGAATTAGAAATTAAAGCGCTGGGCTATCCAGAAGCATTTGTGCATTCGGAAGATGGTGCAGTAAAAGTGACCGTTTTGGCAACAGAAGGGCAATCCAAAACATTAGCGGCTGAAATCATCCAACATGTGAAAACAAGCTGGGATGACGCTGGATCCGTTCAAGTTCTATTCACAGGTGGGACAGAAGAATGA
- the efp gene encoding elongation factor P, which yields MISVNDFKTGLTIEVDGDIWRVMDFQHVKPGKGAAFVRSKLRNLRSGNVNEKTFRAGEKVARAQIDNKRMQYLYANGDDHVFMDNESYEQIELPAKQIEEELKFLKENMEVHVIQYKEEVLGVELPITVVLEVAETEPGIKGDTASGGSKPAKMETGLVVQVPFFVNTGDKLVINTEESEYVSRA from the coding sequence ATGATTTCAGTAAACGACTTTAAAACAGGCTTAACAATCGAAGTAGACGGCGATATTTGGCGTGTAATGGATTTCCAACATGTTAAACCAGGTAAAGGTGCAGCGTTCGTTCGTTCAAAATTACGTAACCTACGTTCAGGTAACGTCAATGAAAAAACGTTCCGTGCAGGTGAAAAAGTTGCTAGAGCACAAATTGACAACAAACGTATGCAATATTTGTACGCGAACGGCGATGATCATGTCTTCATGGACAATGAATCTTATGAGCAAATCGAATTGCCAGCAAAACAAATTGAAGAAGAACTAAAATTCTTGAAAGAAAACATGGAAGTGCATGTTATTCAATATAAAGAAGAAGTTTTGGGCGTAGAGTTGCCAATCACTGTTGTATTAGAAGTTGCTGAAACAGAGCCTGGTATTAAAGGCGATACAGCAAGCGGTGGCTCTAAACCTGCTAAAATGGAAACAGGTCTGGTTGTACAAGTTCCATTCTTTGTGAATACAGGCGATAAACTTGTTATCAACACAGAAGAATCTGAGTACGTATCACGTGCTTAA
- a CDS encoding DUF1385 domain-containing protein has product MTMGKEQQAPTYGGQALVEGVMFASKDHTVTAIRRKDDSIDYYHLPKEKNTIRMKLKKVPFVRGIVALIESAGIGSRHLTFSSERYDVMPGEEIEQPEETSKIAMVLGVAAVGVLSFLFGKFVFTLVPVFLAQSLQFIAPGKTAQILLESLFKLILLLTYISLISLTPLIKRVFQYHGAEHKVINAYENNLPLTVANVQAQSRLHFRCGSSFILFTVVVGMFVYFLVPTDPFWLRIVNRILLIPVVLGISFEVLQVTNSLRNIPVLKYLGYPGLWLQLLTTKEPDNKQVEVAIASFEKLLEVEEFGVEVLNVAAKPDTTSPIDETVAVN; this is encoded by the coding sequence ATGACTATGGGAAAAGAACAACAAGCTCCTACTTATGGGGGGCAAGCGCTCGTTGAAGGGGTTATGTTCGCCAGTAAGGATCATACCGTGACAGCCATTAGGCGCAAGGATGATTCCATCGATTATTATCATCTACCGAAAGAAAAGAATACAATACGTATGAAATTGAAAAAAGTTCCGTTCGTACGCGGTATTGTTGCATTGATTGAATCGGCAGGTATTGGCTCACGTCATTTGACGTTTTCCAGTGAACGTTATGATGTCATGCCCGGGGAAGAAATAGAGCAACCTGAAGAAACGTCAAAAATAGCGATGGTACTCGGCGTCGCAGCAGTTGGTGTGTTATCGTTTCTGTTCGGGAAATTCGTTTTTACGCTTGTGCCTGTTTTCTTAGCACAATCATTGCAGTTTATCGCACCTGGAAAAACTGCACAAATTTTACTGGAGAGTTTATTCAAGCTTATTTTGTTGCTGACATATATTTCACTGATTTCGCTGACGCCGCTCATTAAACGTGTCTTTCAATACCACGGTGCAGAGCATAAGGTCATCAATGCTTACGAAAATAATTTACCGTTGACAGTTGCCAATGTGCAAGCACAATCGAGGTTGCATTTCCGCTGTGGCAGTAGTTTCATTCTGTTTACAGTTGTCGTAGGTATGTTTGTTTACTTCCTTGTCCCAACTGACCCATTCTGGCTACGCATCGTCAACCGGATTCTTTTAATCCCAGTTGTACTTGGCATTTCTTTCGAAGTGTTACAGGTAACAAATTCGTTGCGTAATATTCCTGTGTTGAAATATTTAGGTTATCCTGGACTATGGCTACAGTTGCTCACAACAAAAGAGCCTGATAACAAACAGGTAGAAGTGGCGATTGCCTCTTTCGAAAAATTGTTAGAAGTTGAAGAATTTGGGGTTGAAGTATTAAATGTAGCCGCTAAGCCGGATACGACTTCTCCTATTGATGAAACAGTTGCTGTAAATTAG
- the xseA gene encoding exodeoxyribonuclease VII large subunit, with amino-acid sequence MTSNPYLSVQALSKYIKRKFDADPHLRNVFVKGELSNVKNHPSGHIYFTLKDDKSRIQSAMFRSSAAQLKFTPENGMNVLITGDVSVYETTGNYQLYVQSMQPDGVGALYLAFEQLKESLGKEGLFDARWKSPLPMYPQKIGVVTAQSGAAIQDICSTIERRYPLAEIILFPAVVQGAQAAPSIVQSIEQAEAHGSIDVLIVGRGGGSIEDLWAFNEETVARAIFSCRIPVISAVGHETDTTIADFVSDRRAPTPTAAAEMAVPARDELVERLLDRKRALYNSLSNQIKQERKRLTTLQTSYPLQFPERLYRPFTEKLIGFEGRLLRSSQDITSKRASELQRLSGMLSTFSPNQRIKEEHRNVTLFTERLTRSVQHDVRIQSERFQASIRMLQALNPLNVMERGYSIVYQNGIVANSITAMDIGSNIHIKLQDGSAEAVVQTITTNEGEER; translated from the coding sequence TTGACCAGTAACCCCTACTTATCTGTCCAAGCCTTATCCAAATATATTAAACGAAAATTCGATGCAGATCCTCATTTACGCAATGTTTTCGTCAAAGGCGAGCTATCGAATGTTAAAAATCATCCGAGTGGACATATTTATTTTACTTTAAAGGATGACAAAAGTCGGATTCAATCAGCGATGTTTCGTTCAAGTGCAGCGCAGTTAAAATTCACACCGGAAAATGGTATGAACGTACTTATTACGGGAGATGTGTCTGTCTATGAAACAACTGGAAATTACCAATTGTATGTCCAGTCGATGCAACCCGATGGCGTTGGAGCATTGTATCTGGCCTTTGAACAATTAAAAGAAAGTCTTGGAAAAGAAGGGTTGTTTGATGCACGCTGGAAAAGTCCGCTTCCTATGTACCCACAAAAAATCGGTGTCGTGACGGCACAATCGGGTGCAGCAATCCAAGATATTTGTTCAACGATTGAAAGGCGCTATCCACTTGCTGAAATTATTTTATTTCCTGCGGTCGTGCAAGGTGCACAAGCCGCTCCCTCCATTGTTCAATCCATTGAACAGGCCGAGGCTCACGGCTCGATCGATGTACTGATTGTTGGCCGTGGTGGTGGTTCCATCGAAGATTTATGGGCGTTCAATGAAGAAACGGTTGCACGTGCGATATTTTCTTGCCGAATTCCGGTTATTAGTGCAGTCGGTCATGAAACGGATACGACGATTGCTGATTTTGTCTCGGATCGAAGAGCACCGACTCCGACGGCTGCTGCTGAAATGGCGGTTCCAGCTCGCGATGAGTTGGTTGAAAGGTTATTGGATCGAAAACGTGCCCTATATAACTCCTTGTCTAATCAAATTAAGCAGGAACGTAAACGTTTAACGACATTGCAAACTTCCTATCCACTGCAATTTCCTGAACGCTTATATCGCCCGTTTACCGAAAAGTTAATTGGATTTGAAGGAAGATTACTGCGAAGCAGTCAAGATATTACGAGTAAACGAGCTTCAGAGCTCCAACGATTAAGTGGTATGCTATCTACCTTTTCGCCGAATCAGCGCATAAAGGAAGAACATCGCAATGTGACACTATTTACGGAACGTCTGACGAGGTCTGTTCAGCACGATGTCAGGATACAAAGTGAACGCTTCCAAGCATCTATTCGTATGTTGCAAGCACTCAATCCGCTCAATGTCATGGAACGTGGCTATTCAATTGTCTATCAGAATGGGATTGTTGCCAATTCCATCACAGCCATGGACATCGGGTCAAACATTCATATTAAGTTGCAGGATGGGTCAGCAGAAGCGGTCGTCCAAACGATTACAACAAATGAGGGGGAGGAACGTTAA
- the accB gene encoding acetyl-CoA carboxylase biotin carboxyl carrier protein encodes MLKIQEIREIIKLIDQSSIEKFTFESNGEKIKLEKGSGQAVVAPTVVAAPSVQQEIPIVQPVAVETVTASVQEAAPVVPSQVEDSSLHKVTSPMVGTFYASSSPDEPAYVQNGDTVKPESIVCIVEAMKLFNEIEAEVSGEIVEILVKDGQLVEYGQPLFLVKLN; translated from the coding sequence ATGTTAAAAATTCAAGAAATCCGTGAAATTATTAAATTAATCGATCAATCATCAATTGAAAAATTTACTTTTGAATCAAACGGGGAAAAAATCAAACTGGAAAAAGGTAGCGGACAGGCTGTTGTTGCACCCACTGTTGTAGCAGCACCTAGTGTTCAGCAGGAAATACCTATCGTACAACCGGTGGCGGTAGAAACAGTTACAGCATCTGTACAAGAAGCGGCGCCTGTAGTACCTTCACAAGTAGAAGATTCATCTTTACACAAAGTGACATCTCCGATGGTTGGGACATTTTATGCATCCTCTTCGCCGGACGAGCCAGCTTATGTACAGAATGGCGATACAGTAAAGCCTGAATCCATTGTTTGTATCGTCGAAGCGATGAAACTTTTCAATGAAATTGAAGCAGAAGTTTCTGGGGAAATCGTGGAAATTCTCGTAAAAGACGGACAACTCGTTGAATACGGACAACCTCTCTTCCTTGTAAAATTAAATTGA